The Candidatus Woesearchaeota archaeon sequence ATCAACGCCCAGTTGCTAACAAAGTGTATAAATCATTGGGCGGATAGTGCTAATTTCAAGGGCGTTACATTTAATAAACTTTGTAGCGGTTTGGCAGTAAAGTGCTTCGAAATGCCCAACGCTTCATACACCAACCGTTGTAGGCAATTTTATTAGAGCGGACACCACTAACAAAAACGGTTGAAAAAATGTGTACTTTAACGACTTCGCAAACCGACAAAAAACTTAAATTTGGCGAAATCTTAATTGTACGACAATGGAAAAAATAAAATTTATTGACCTATTTTGTGGCATTGGCGGTTTTCGGATAGCTATGGAAGAAGCGTGCAGGGAAAACGACCTCATTCCTGAATGTGTTTTTTCATCGGACATAGACACATTTTGTCAAGATAGTTATGAAGCCAACTTCGGACATCGGCCTACAGGCGACATCACAAAAGTTGACGAGAAAGATATTCCTGACCACGATATTTTGTTCGCAGGATTCCCGTGTCAACCGTTCAGTATTATAGGACAGATGCAAGGTTTCAATGACATACGTGGAACTTTGTTTTTTGACATTGCAAGAATTCTCAAACACAAACGTCCTAAGGCATTTGTGCTAGAAAACGTAAAGCAACTTGTTGGACACGACAAGGGTAGAACTTTAAAGATAATTATTAAAACTTTACAAGAACTTGGTTATCATGTTCAGTATGCAGTTTTAAATGCACTAGACTACGGACTACCACAAAAACGTGAAAGAGTAATAATTGTTGGACACCGAGAACCTATTATGTTTTCATTTCCATCACCAGTAAGACCATTCAAACCGCTTTCTGAAATACTTGAAAAGAAAGTTGACAAGAAATATTACGCATCGGAATACATAGTAAACAAGCGTAAAGCAAAGCATAAATCAGCATACAAACTTTCTATTTGGCACGAGAACAAAGCAGGTAACATTTGCAGTTATCCCTATTCGTGTGCATTGAGAGCAGGTGCATCTTACAACTATTTGCTAGTGAACGGTGAGAGAAGATTAACACCAAGAGAAATGTTTCGTTTGCAAGGTTTTCCAGATACTTACAAAATTGTTGTGAATGACAGCCAGGCAAGAAAACAAGCCGGCAATGCAGTTCCTGTGAATTTAGTTAAAGCAGTTATTCTGAAACTATTACCGTATGTTGCCTCCTCATTGGATATGACTTCGGTATTAAGAGAATACGAAGTAGAATATGGCAAAGGATAAATCACCGAAACTTCGGACAGTAAACAAATCTGTTTCAGCATTTCCGCTAAATGAATTTCCAAAAGACTTCCCATTTCTTTTAGGAAAAGAGTTGGTTTATCTTTTGGCTTCAAAAGGGAAAGCTGAATTAGAAGGTTCTGAATGGGAGAATATTTTCGCCAATTGCATTGGTGC is a genomic window containing:
- a CDS encoding DNA cytosine methyltransferase; amino-acid sequence: MEKIKFIDLFCGIGGFRIAMEEACRENDLIPECVFSSDIDTFCQDSYEANFGHRPTGDITKVDEKDIPDHDILFAGFPCQPFSIIGQMQGFNDIRGTLFFDIARILKHKRPKAFVLENVKQLVGHDKGRTLKIIIKTLQELGYHVQYAVLNALDYGLPQKRERVIIVGHREPIMFSFPSPVRPFKPLSEILEKKVDKKYYASEYIVNKRKAKHKSAYKLSIWHENKAGNICSYPYSCALRAGASYNYLLVNGERRLTPREMFRLQGFPDTYKIVVNDSQARKQAGNAVPVNLVKAVILKLLPYVASSLDMTSVLREYEVEYGKG